Part of the Natronogracilivirga saccharolytica genome is shown below.
GGATTACCACATTGCCGTCATAGCACAAACTTGACGATGATTTGGTGAATATGACCGGCCGTTCAGGAACCGGATTGTTCAATTCCCTTGCGTGTGCCGCATAGTTGCGGCCTATGCAAAAAATATTTCCCGGCTGGAGGTCCGGCAATCCCGGTAAAGAATCTGTATTCATGGCTTACAAATTGCAGAAAGGCAAGTTTGAGAACGGATAATATTAAAGAATGGCAAAAAAAAAGCTCTAATGAAAGTGGTCATTAGAGCTTTTAATACCTGTTGAAAACGTCTTAAAGCGGAATCAATTGGCCTCAACAGAAACCGTTCTGCGGTCGTTTCGCCCTTTGCGGAACATGACAGTTCCGTCAGCCATAGCGAAAAGGGTGTCGTCTTTGCCAATGCCGACATTGGTTCCGGGATGGAATTTGGTTCCACGCTGCCGGACGAGGATGTTGCCGGCTTTCACGGCTTCACCGCCAAAGCATTTCACACCAAGTCGCTTGGATTCTGAGTCACGACCGTTTTTTGTTGATCCGCCGCCTTTTTTATGTGCCATAATTCAAGGAGTTAAGCGGTTATTTTTTCAATTAAAATTCGGGTAAGATGACGCCGGTGTCCGCGGGTGACCTGATAGCCTTTGCGTCGTTTTTTCTTGAAAACGATCATCTTGTCACCTTTGGTATGGTCAACGATTTTGGCCTGAACTTTGGCTTTTTCCAGAACGGGTGTTCCAACGTTTACTTTACCGTTTCCGTCTGAAGTTAAAAGCACCTTGTCCAGGGTGATTTTTTTGTTTTCATCGGCTTGCTGCCTGTCAACAAAAATCACATCCTTTTCGGCAACTTTGTATTGATGCCCACTTATTTCAACAATCGCGTACATGTCTGTTTTCCTACTGTTCTTGTCAAAAACTGGATTTTATTAAGAATACAAATATAAGACTTTGTCAGGAAGAATGAAAAGTAATTTTCGGGGTATCGTGACATTTGAAAAATAGCCGGAGTAGTGTAACTTTGGATTCGGGAAGAAAATCAGCGATCATCTTCCGCCTGCATCATCCAATCACCCCTGTTTTGAATTAATATAGCTTATGAGTACGGAGAATCAAGATAAATCAAAACAACTGCCTGATTTGCACAGACAGGCTTTTTTAATCAAGAACCGGAAGCGGCTGCAGCATGAT
Proteins encoded:
- the rplU gene encoding 50S ribosomal protein L21 → MYAIVEISGHQYKVAEKDVIFVDRQQADENKKITLDKVLLTSDGNGKVNVGTPVLEKAKVQAKIVDHTKGDKMIVFKKKRRKGYQVTRGHRRHLTRILIEKITA
- the rpmA gene encoding 50S ribosomal protein L27 encodes the protein MAHKKGGGSTKNGRDSESKRLGVKCFGGEAVKAGNILVRQRGTKFHPGTNVGIGKDDTLFAMADGTVMFRKGRNDRRTVSVEAN